Sequence from the Orcinus orca chromosome 11, mOrcOrc1.1, whole genome shotgun sequence genome:
tactgcaaaatgatcacctcaATAAGTTTAGCtagcatccatcaccacacatagttacgttttttttctcttgtgatgagaacttttaaggttactctcttagcaactttcaagtatacaatagagTATTAACATATTcgtcatgctgtacattacatccccaggagttattttataactggaagtttgtaccttttgacaccATCACCCATTTTATCCAACCCCCATCCCccacttctggcaaccaccaatctgttctcatCTCCAGTATTTCTGAGTggttctttttattgtttctatctctttattgatgtttttcattttgttcatatatCATTTTCCTGAATTCGCTTAATTGACTGAGTTCTACTGTAACTCACTGAGCTTCTTTTAGAAgattgttttgaattttgtcagcaAATTCAGAGATCTCTATTTCTTTAGGGTCAGTTActagagatttatttttctcctttgactATGTTATATTTTCCTGAAAGATCAGTCGAGTCCCTTGTAGCTTTGTGCTGATGTCTGCATTTTTTGAAGACACAAACACTCTAAATTGCTCCAGATgaccagccttttttttttttttttttaatggaggctgTAATCTCTCATTCCCTCTGGTGTCTAACTTTGCTGGTTCTGTCAGCACTTGATGTGAGGCTACACAGAAGCTAGTGCCGTGGGTAGGACCCTGAAAGGTAAAGACATTGGAGGCATGCCCTACTCCTCTGCCTCCCTTCTGAGGGAGAAGCCTCAGTTCTGCACATTTTCCCAATCTTGAAGATCCTTGCTAGCTGTAGGAAGCCAccctctgcttttcctttgttcttagcTGCCCCAGGCATCTGGACTATGCTAGTTCCTTCAGCACTTGGTGTGAGGTGAGACAGGACCTGGACTCTTGGGTAGTGAGTGCACTGAAAGGCTGGGAGGCTGAGCGCACACTCTATTCTCTTTTCCCCACCATGGGAGAAGTCATTGGCTGAGGAGATCTCTCTTGGCCCTGGGCTGTGCAGTTTGCAGGGAGGGGCTAATGCAGTTAAAGTGAAATTGCTCTTCTTACCCATTTCAGCGTGGCTGTTCTTGGTTTTTGTGCTTATCTGGGGTGCTGAAACTTCTTATTTGGAATCTGGAATTCTCATAAAGGTATTTTGGTTCATGTATAATTTTTACATCGCTGTTTCTATGGGGGAACAACGATTGAGTAttcctatttcttcattttgctgATCTCACTCGCAGTTTAATCTTTAAGGAACAGATTATTTTGTGATACTGTGGTGGAATATGTGTAGTGATGAATTTAGCCAGGGTAGCTACAATGACTAGTGGGACAGTGTGCATCTTCATTTAGGGGAAGGTGTAAGAACTTCTTCACTTATAGTAACAGTGGTGTTTTAAAACCTGTATGATCATGTTATAACTCTTAATATTGATACATATAACTAGATTGATTTATGAAAGGTTTAGCTAAAATAAAGCATGGTCAacaatgtatacacatatctGTGTGCCCATTTTATCATTGTATTTCTTGATATTTCTTTATGTTtgttaagataaatataaaaataatgctctcttgatgttttaatttgctttaatttacttctgcttttttttgtttACAGAATGTTTATACATCAAATACAAATGCTGCATTTTATAATGTATGCCTTCAGGCAAGAGGCTGTAGCAGAATGAAAAATCAATTTTTAGCGTAACAATATGTTCAatcttcttatatatatatttatttttattgtggtaaaaaacacaaaacataaattttaccctcttaacaaattttaactgtacagtattgttaactatatgcaTATTGCTGTGTAGAAGATCTTCAGAACTATTTTTATCTTCTtgactgaaactctatacccaatGAGTAGCAACTTCCCAGTTCCCCCTTTCccctagtccctggcaaccaccattctgctttctgcttctgtgagtttgcTTTAGATATCTCATATAAGTAGAGCTACACAGTATTTCTCCTGcgactggcttctctcacttaacaCAATGGTCTCAATCTATGTTGTCACACACTGTAGAATTGCCTACttgttttaaagctgaataatactccattgtatgtatatatcacattttctttatccattcacctgttcatggacatttaatATGTTCATTCTTTGTGTTCACTATTCTTTGACTGTTTGCAGGCACACATGCCATTTGATGCCTATGGTGCCACCAGGTCAGGTGAATGGAGGGTGCTGAACTGTCTTATCCTGGAGCATTGTCTGCGTGTAGTTTACTTGTTCTGTGCCCTTCTACTAATGGGTTCCTTTGTGTAACTCCACAGGTAAAAGTCCTGGGTTCAGAATCTTAGTTCTTGTCAGAGTCTTTGTTCTGGTTCAGCCTCCTCAACTGTAGTGAAGTCATTCTTTCTGGATTAGTTTCCAAAGGCTATGGTAGGAGCTAATGTCTGTGAACCTTTCCCCTAAAACCCAGGATGGGCCAAATACTTCTCTGACTATATTGCTTATCTTTTGGAAGTTACTTAActttgaataagaaataaaaacagttgaatttaattaaaaatcaagTTATACATGAGCTCTAAGCTTACAAAGTTCTCAGCCCTTGTAGATTGGTTCTCTTATAGAACAAACATCATGTTGAGGTTTCTTACCCTGAGACACATATTTGCTGCCTCAGCATCCTCTGCAGAGCTGCCCTTACCTCCTAGTTCTTGAAGCTGTAAATGAGAGGGTTTAATAAGGAAGTGATCACACCATACCGTATAGAGATAACTCACTACAGTACTGGTCCTGAAAAGGAGCTGATGTACCTGAATAGAGCCGTCCCATAGAACAAGAGCACCACGGTGAGATGGGAGTAGCGGGTGGAGAAGGCTTCACCTTGGCTTTTAGAGGAAGAGGTACTTAGAATGGCAAGAATAATTTTTGAGTAAGAGAAGAGAATCAGGGGAAGTGTCACAAGTCCTAGAAATGCAAAAAACCTAGCCAGCAGGATGGTGTTAGGTGTGGTATCACTGCAGGACAGAGGGAAGTGTGAAGGAAGTTCACAACTGAAATGGGAGATGATATTGGGACCATAGAACTGTAAGTTCTGAACACAAAGATGATTCACTAGTGAGTTCAGAAACCCCATCACCCATGCTGTACCAACGATTGCAGTGCAGAGAGGTCTATTCATGACCACGGTGTAGAGCAGAGGGTGACACATGGCAGCATAGCGGTCATAGGCCATAGCAGAGAGCAAGCAGCTCTCAGTGATTCCagaaatcatgaaaaagaaaCTCTGGGTAATGCAGCCCCACACCGAAATGGTTTTCTTCTGAGATAGGAAATTCTGCAGCATCTTGGGCACAGTGACTAAAGAGTAGCATATGTCTAGGAAAGATAAATGTCCAAGGAAGAAGTACATGGGCATGTGGAGGTGAGAATCAGCCCTgatcaacaggatcatcatcagGTTCCCTATCAGGGTCAGGAGGTAAATCCCCAGGAAGAGAACAAAGAGCATGGTCTGGATATCCGGGTCACTAGACAATCAAAGCAGCACAAATTCATCAATAATGCTAAGATTTGTCATGGTTTCTTAGATATCCTATCCctggagagaaacaaatacttaTTCATTTGGTGGGACAACGATCTGAGTCACACTCAGTGAATAGgactttttaatctataaaagaTCCACTCTTTAAGGCTAAAGTGTCCCAGTATCCAGTTGCGCTGATTTGAGTCTTTTGGTCTCAGCTAAGAGAATCTGGTACTCTTCCTTATCATTTTACTCTCCTTTTGTCTCCCTCAGTCCTGAGGACAGCACCTGCCCAGTTTATGTGACTTATATCTCTTTTTTCGTCAACTCGTTGGTAATCTTGTGCCAGCTGAGCCCTGGAGACAGATGTTGAGTAAGAACTGTTGGGAGCCAGGACCAGTTCACTGCCCATGGGAGAGGCAGCAGTAGCCAGAGCCAAAGTGGTTCTCAGTCCAGAGAGGGACAAGCTACTAGTCCTGCTGTGGCCAGTGGAGGACACAGGACTGCAGAATGCTTCTGGCTATAAATGGCTTTACTATTAGGGGACCAGGTGAATGCCAGTGTATGAGACTCTGCTTAGAGTCTTTATTCCCTGATAGTCCTAGCattctgaaaacacacacacacacacacacacacacacacacacacacacacacactccctctctctctctctctctctctctctattcaaCCAAGTACATATACTCTCCTTTCTCACTGACAAGTTCAGTCATTTCATTACTCTCTTGAAGCTACCTACTCCTTTAACCTCACACTCCTAACTCTCAGCTGATAATTGGCAGAGGACATGTTCCTGTTCCTGTTATGGGCGATCTCTAACTCCCTAATCCCCACACATGGAGTTATTCTTTTCTCCCCTCCAGCGTGGGGAGGAGGCCCTTCTCCTTCACCTCTGGTGAGTGCTTCTCTCTGCTCTGTATTCCATCTTAACCCTTCTCTTTGAGCATCTCTCTGAATCAACCATGCTCTTTCACTTCCCTTGTCTCTCCCTTTCCATCAAGCATATCCACTCAGTTTATATGCAGAACTACTCacatttatccatttaaaatagagCAGAAACAATTAATAACCTTCTTTCTTCCATAAGAAgccttaaaaatataatagaatttGGCACCCTTCCTTGGGTAATAAAATATATTGCCTTTAAAGTTTTCTACATGTAAAAACACTAAGACTTAGATAACTTTTCATATGAGACATAAAGTCCACATTAGTGAAAATTTTACTCACCCATCTAGATTTTAGTATATTTCTGATGTTACCCCAATCCTTCagaaaaaatttatatggaatataCCACATATTATATAACACCTCTGCTGCACCCTGTAGTCAAACATATTACTATTTCTATAATGAAACTTCTGAGTACCCCTTCTACATGGGATTTTAAGAGTCTACAAATAGCCTCATATCAATTAACTTCCAGTGTTTCCTCCAAACtagttctggaaaaaaaagtttGGCTTTTAGAGATTTTTGGAGATTTTGGAATTGGAGATGAGAGCTTATAAACCTGTCTTAAATTTCTATATTCACTGGCTTTTATTTCTAGGTTTCCTATTCTATTCTTTGATGTGTCTGTTTTTACAGTAGTGCCGCACTCTCTAATGACTGTAGATACGGTATATACTTTAATATGTAACAATGCCAGTTTCTAATGTTTatacttttatgttattttttcatttattcttataATTTCACTTCATAATTGGATTTTTAGTTTGAAAAATTCCCTTGAGATTTCAGCTGGAGTTGTTTTTTCACCAATATGTCAATATTACTTTGGCAGTAAGCTTTACAATTTGTTCTACCTTTTCTTTGTTTCagccttttctttttgcttacagtataattttttattttcttcacatagGCCCTAGGCttttttgtctatattttttatacatcaggttcttattagtcatcaattttatacacatcagtgtatatatgtcaatcccaatcacccaattcatcacacccccacccccacccccacgcagctttccccccttggtgtccatatgtttgttctctacatctgtgtctcaatttctgccctgaaatctgtgtctcaatttctgccctgccctgtaccatttttctaggttccacatatatgtgttaatatgatatttgtttttctctttctgacttacttcactctgtatgacagtctctagatccatccatgtctcaacaaatgacccagtcttattcctttttatggctgagtaatattccattgtatatatgtaccacatcttctttacccattcgtctgtcgatgggcatttaggttgctcccatgacttggctattctaaagagtgctgcaatgaacactggagtgcatgtgtctttttgaataatggttttctctgggtatatgcccagtagtgggattgctggatcatatggtaattttattttcagttttttaaggaacctccatactgttctccacagtggctgtatcaatttacattcccaccaacagtgcaagagggttcccttttctccacaccatctccagcatttgttgtttgtagattttctgatgatgcccattctaactggtgtgagatggtacctcattatagttttgatttgcatttctctaataattagtgatgttgagcagcttttcatgtgcttcttggccatctgtatgtcttctttggagaattgtctatttaggtcttctgcccatttttgggttgggttgtttattttttaaatattgagctgcatgagctgtttatatattttggagattaatcctttgtcccttgatttgtttgcaaatattttctcccattctgagtgttgtctttttgtcttgtttatcatttcctttgctgtgcaaaagctctgaagtttcattaggtcccatttgtttatttttgtttttattttcattactctaggaggtggatcaaaaaagatcttgctgtgatttatgtcaaagagtgttcttcctatgttttcctctaagagttttatagtgtccagtcttaacatttaggtctctaatgcattttgagtttattttaagtgtatggtgttagggagtgttctaatttcattcttttacatgtagctgtccagttttcccagcgccacttattgaagaggctgtcttttctccattgtatatccttgcctcctttgtcgtagattagttgaccataggtgcgtgggtttatctctgggctttctatcttgttccattgatctatgtttctgtttttgtgccagaaccatattgccttcattactgtagctttgtagtatagtctgaagtcagggagtctgatgcctccagctccgttATTTTCCATCAAGactgctttgtctatttggggtcttttgtgtctccatacaaattttaagattttttgttctagttccataaaatatgccattggtaagttgatagggattgcattgagtctgtagattgctttgagtagtataaccattttcacaatattgattcttccaatccaagaacatggtatacctctccatctgttggtatcatctttaatttctttcatcagtgtcttatagttttctgcatacaggtcttttgtcgccctaggtaggtttattcctaggtattttattctttttgttgcaatggtaaatgggagtgtttccttaatttctcttttagatttttcatcattagtgtataggaatgcaagagatttctgtgcattaattttgtatcctgcaactttaccaaacacattgattagctctagtagttttctggtggcatctttaggattctctatgtatagtatcatgtcatctgcaaacagtgacagttttacttcttcttttccaatttgtattccttttatttctttttcttctctgatttccgtggctaggacttccaaaactatgttgaataatagtggtgagagtggacatccttgtcttgttcctgatcttagaggaaatgctttcagtttttcaccattgagaatgacgtttgctgtgggtttgttgtatatggcctttattatgttgaggtaggttccctctatgctcactttctggagagtttttatcatgaatggatgttgaattttgtcaaaagtttttctgcatctattgagacgatcatatggtttttcttcttcaatttgtaaatatggtgtatcacattgattgatttgagtatattgaagaaaacttgcatctctgggataaatcccacttcatcatggtttatgatccttttaatgtgttgttggattctgtttgctagtgttttgttgaggatttttgcatctatattcatcagtgatattggtctgtaattttctttttttgtagtatctttctctggttttggtatcagggtgatggtggcctcataaaatgagtctgggagtgttcctccctccacaattttttggaagagtttgagaaggataggtgttagctcttccctaaatgtttgatagaattcacctgtgaagctatctggtcctggaattctgtttgttggaaggtttttagtcacagtttcaatttcattacttgtgattggtctgttcatattttctgtttcttcatggttcagtctcggcaggttatacctttctaaaaatttgtccatttcttccaggttgtccattttattggcatagagttgcttgtagtagtctcttaggatgctttgtatatctgtggtgcctgttgtaacttctcctttttcatttctaattttattgatttgattcctcttcgtctttttcttgatgagtctggctaatggtttatcaattttgtttatcttctcaaagaaccagcttttcgttttattgatctttgctattgttttctttgtttctatttcatttctttctgctctgatctttatgatttctttccttctgctaactttgggttttgtttgttcttctctctctagttcctttaggtgtaatgttagattgtttgagatttttcttgtttcttgaggtagcttttatagctataaacttccctcttagaactgctcttgctgcatcctataggtttcagatcatcatgttttcgttgtcatttgtgtctaggtatttttttatttcctctttgatttcttcagtggtctcttggttatttagtaacgtattgtttagcctccatgtgtttgtgttttttacgtttttttccctgtaattcatttctaatctcatcgcgttgtggtcagaaaagatgcttgatatgatttcaattttcttaaatttaccgaggcttgatttgtgacccaagatgtgatctatcctggagaatggtccgtgcgcacttgagaagaaagtgtaatctgctgtttttggatggaatgtcctataaatatcaattaaatctatctggtctattgtgtcatttaaagcttctgttttcttatttattttcattttggatgatctgtccattggtgtaaatgaggtcttaaagtcccccactattattgtgttactgttgatttcctcttttatagctgttagcagttgcctaatgtattgaggtgctcctatgttgggttcatatatatttataattgttataccttcttcttggattgatcccttgatcattatgtagtgtccttccttatctcttgtaacattctttaaagtctattttatctgttatgagcattgctactccagctttcttttgatttccatttgcatggaatatctttttccatcccctcactttcagtctgtgtgtgtccctaagtctgaagtgggtctcttgtagacagcatatatatgggtcttgtttttgcatccattcagcaagcctgtgtcttttggtcgcagcatttaatccatttacatttaaggtaattatcgatatgtatgttcctacgaccattttcttaatcattttgggtttgtttttgtaggtccttttcttcccttgtgtttcccacttagagaagttcctttagcatttgttgtagagctggtgtggtggtactgaattctcttagcttttgcttgtctgtaaagcttttgatttctccatcgaatatgaatgagatccttgccgggtagagtaatcttcgttgtaggttcttccctttcatcactgtaagtatatcatgccactgccttctggcttgtagagtttctgctgacaaatcagctgttaaccttatgggagttcccttgtatgttatttgtcatttttcccttgctgctttcaataatttttctttgtctttaatttttgccaatttgattactatgtgtctcggcgtgtttctccttgggtttatcctctatgggacttgctgcacttcctggatttgggtggctatttcctttcccatgttagagaagtttttgactataatctcttcaaacattttctctggtcctttctctctctcttctccttctggaacccctataattagaatgttgttgtgtttaatgttgtccctgaggcctcttaggctgtcttcatttcttttcattcttttttctttattctgttccgcagcagtgaattccaccattctgtcttccaggtcacttatccgttcttctgcctcagttattctgctattgattccttctagtgtagttttcatttcagttattgtattgttcatctctgttcgtttgttctttaattcttctaggtgttttttaaacatttcttgcatcttcttgatctttgcctccattctttttccgaggtcccgGATattcttcactatcattattctgaattctttttttgtaaggttgcctatctccacttcatttagttgtgtttcttcagttttatcttgttccttcatctggtacctagccctctgccttttcatcttgtctatctttctgtgaatgtggtttttgttccacaggctgcaggactgtagttcttattcattctgctgtctgccctctggtggatgaggccatcTCAGagacttgtgcaagtttcctgatgggagggactggtggtgggtagagcttgtctgtgtattatatatacttttttttttttttgctcttttgctTATGAACTTTGCAGTTGAGGTTCCCAACTACATAGCTTTGTGGAGAAGTAGCAGCAGCTTCTAGGGCTTGAGCTCCATACTTTATGGAGAAATTTGATTTTATGTGGGCATATGCTGCCAGATAGGGTACACCAGGTAATATTATTCTGGCCTCCAGTACTTATTGTTCTTCCCTGACATCATCAGCCAAAGGGAGGCACTCTCTTCTTCCCGAGCTCTGGTCCTACAATGAAACATGTCACCCAGTTGCAGTTGCCTGTCTGATGCCATGTGTATTTGCTCATGCATTACTCCAACCAAAGTCCCTCCCTATTGGTACCCTTTTACTTTCCCCTCTTCCTGGCTTCTACTTGTCTAATCAGGaaactttctgatttttctcctaCTTTTTTGTGTTGGTACTTTTCTGTTCACCCCTGCATACTTTCAAGTTACTATTTCTCTCTTTAGTACCATCAGaactgctttcagtttctcagtaACTGCTTAATATCTGGTCTTCTAAGTAATCACCCTTTTGATTTGACAATAGGTAAATTCACTTAAAAACcctctttaatatttttccatggtttgtttcttaaaagaaatacTGCATCATATGCTCAGTAGACCATTTTATAATCAGAAGGTCACAAGCTATATGTTCCAATTCACTAGAGATGATAAAACAATGAAGCCGAAGAGAGGggcggggagagagaaagggaaagagattggtcatgaattttcattttgtactgaaGAAGTACTGGACATCAATCCTGACTCCATCACTTACTGGCTAAGTGACTTAGGCAAGTTAATGGTCTCAGACACACTCAGTATCTtcgtttttaaaaatggaacttcTACCTTACAAGGATGTTATAatgaataaagactttttttaaatagtatacaGAACACTGCTGGCTGATAGCTTGATGAACTTTAgctcttttgtctatttttatggcaaaaataaaagtagagaaaGGAAGTTTACAACAAAAATGATCAAATAAGACAGTTGAATAAATTAAACCCATAATTTATAACAGTATATGTAAAAATcacagtggtattaaatacaaaGTTTTAAGTATCCTCATTAAAAGGCAcagatttaagaaacaaaaatctaaTGATATGGTGCTTTAAGCATATAACAAAATGATACAGAAACATTAAAGCTGCCATGATGGGCAAAGATATACATGGTGacttctaaaaaagaaagaacaaggtgGAAATATtaacatcacagaaagtgaaattcaaagaaaaaacattaaactaTAAAAGAGTTCCATTTTATAATATCATTATAATGATAAGAGGTATAACCCACAGTGAAGACAAAACTTTCATGATCTTTTAAGGCTACAAAATtcagtttcaaaataaatgaagcaaaaacaTGGTAATACCATGAAATACATCCAGAGGCACAATGTTGGTGTCAAACTtacttatacatattttttcagtcTTTGACAGAAGAAATGAAGTGAAATTCAACACCATTGCAAATGATCTGAGTATATGATAAATAGAACAAGGACATGATGatggagtagaaggacttgagctcacctcctctcacaaaacACCAAAATtataactaactgctgaacaaccactgacaaaaaaagactggaacctaccaaaaaagatattctacaactaaagacaaaaaagaagccataatgagatggtaggaggggtgctttttacaatataatcaaatcccatacctgctggatgggtgacccacaaactggaaaataattatatggcAGGTTCTCCCACAgaagtgaaagttctgagcccccatcaggcttcccagccttgGGGTCTGGCATCaggggaggagcccccagagcattcagctttgaaggccagtgagacttgagtgcaggagctccacagaactgggggaaacagaactCCACTCTTGGCGGGTGCACACAACGTTTCACATGCACTGGAacccagggcaaagcagtgactccataggagccTGAGCCAGACCTACCTACGGGTCTTGGAGGTTCTACTGGGGAAGTGAAGGTTGGCTATGGCCCacagtgggggcaaggacactggtggtggaGGCCCCAGGGACTATTACTCAGTA
This genomic interval carries:
- the LOC101274846 gene encoding olfactory receptor 8S1-like, coding for MLFVLFLGIYLLTLIGNLMMILLIRADSHLHMPMYFFLGHLSFLDICYSLVTVPKMLQNFLSQKKTISVWGCITQSFFFMISGITESCLLSAMAYDRYAAMCHPLLYTVVMNRPLCTAIVGTAWVMGFLNSLVNHLCVQNLQFYGPNIISHFSCELPSHFPLSCSDTTPNTILLARFFAFLGLVTLPLILFSYSKIILAILSTSSSKSQGEAFSTRYSHLTVVLLFYGTALFRYISSFSGPVL